The following proteins are encoded in a genomic region of Planococcus lenghuensis:
- a CDS encoding ferritin has protein sequence MLPENLTQALNNQFNNELQAAHAYKAMAAYFSERGYHGFANFFLVQSQEEHEHAMKFYDFLVTMSEKPEMHALNEPKNTFVSAMEVMESALGQERNVTKRIYELVSLADETHEHATLSFLDWFIEEQMEEEKTFRDIIARLKGITEGGEYFLKMDDEFATRKLD, from the coding sequence ATGCTACCAGAAAATTTAACTCAAGCTTTAAACAATCAGTTCAATAATGAATTGCAGGCAGCCCATGCGTATAAAGCCATGGCAGCGTATTTTTCGGAAAGAGGGTATCACGGATTTGCCAATTTCTTTTTGGTTCAATCTCAGGAAGAGCATGAACACGCTATGAAATTCTATGACTTCCTTGTGACGATGTCAGAAAAACCTGAAATGCATGCATTGAATGAACCGAAGAACACGTTCGTCAGCGCGATGGAAGTTATGGAAAGTGCACTCGGGCAGGAGCGGAATGTAACCAAGCGTATCTATGAATTGGTGTCACTGGCTGATGAAACACATGAACATGCAACGCTTTCATTCCTTGACTGGTTTATTGAAGAACAGATGGAAGAGGAAAAAACGTTCCGGGATATTATTGCCCGCCTGAAAGGCATTACGGAAGGCGGCGAATACTTCCTGAAAATGGACGATGAATTCGCCACCAGAAAACTCGATTAA
- a CDS encoding CdaR family transcriptional regulator, with protein MRINQELGREIVKRLAEYIDVDINIMDLDGRIVASTDSARVNERHSGAIQVIETGEPLILNQETHHQYIGTKPGVNLPIIHQGNITGVVGVSGSPDAILRITGLIRVSVEIVLEQIYIKQQSFYRERQWANWFHQLMEPAGYDETKLREEAQYWLKNSIDTKWRVLVLTNVNAQNIFEEIQLELADTRLQLLFALPFADEEIIIVTSSPLGQVKNWAEQLNLQEGRLGVGEEGVGLAGIRKSYKQAKQALEFNKEQERITYSSDWYLKRLAVALPDEEFNNICAVYEERLNSLDPLYIQTLTCYFAMDFSVKETADALHIHRNTLQYRLEQVKEKVGLRPRIFYDAYILQLILNRML; from the coding sequence ATGAGGATTAATCAGGAATTAGGCCGGGAAATCGTCAAACGGCTGGCTGAATATATTGATGTGGATATTAATATTATGGATCTTGATGGGCGGATTGTTGCCAGTACCGATTCTGCACGCGTGAATGAGCGGCACAGCGGTGCCATACAGGTGATTGAAACTGGTGAACCGCTTATTTTGAATCAAGAGACCCATCATCAGTACATAGGGACAAAACCAGGCGTGAATTTGCCGATTATCCACCAAGGAAATATAACGGGTGTCGTAGGCGTCAGTGGCAGTCCCGATGCAATCTTGCGGATTACCGGTCTCATCCGGGTTTCTGTCGAAATCGTGTTGGAACAGATTTATATTAAACAGCAGTCATTCTACAGGGAAAGGCAATGGGCGAACTGGTTCCACCAACTGATGGAACCGGCAGGGTACGATGAAACCAAACTAAGAGAAGAAGCACAGTACTGGCTGAAAAACAGCATTGATACAAAATGGAGAGTGCTAGTGCTAACGAATGTCAATGCTCAAAATATATTCGAGGAAATCCAGCTTGAACTTGCTGATACAAGACTTCAGCTATTATTTGCCCTTCCTTTTGCGGATGAAGAAATTATCATTGTTACGTCTTCACCGCTTGGGCAAGTCAAAAACTGGGCAGAGCAGCTGAATTTACAGGAAGGCCGGTTAGGAGTCGGAGAAGAAGGCGTTGGATTGGCGGGTATCCGGAAATCCTATAAGCAAGCAAAGCAGGCATTGGAATTTAACAAGGAACAGGAAAGAATTACGTACAGCAGTGACTGGTATCTTAAACGGCTGGCAGTCGCCTTACCGGACGAAGAATTCAACAATATCTGTGCTGTGTATGAAGAGCGGCTGAACAGTCTGGACCCGCTTTACATTCAAACGCTTACTTGCTATTTTGCGATGGACTTTTCCGTCAAAGAGACAGCAGACGCCCTTCATATTCATAGGAATACACTGCAGTATCGTCTGGAGCAGGTAAAGGAAAAAGTCGGGTTGCGGCCCCGCATATTTTACGATGCGTATATACTTCAGCTGATCCTTAACCGAATGCTCTAG